A window of the Arachis duranensis cultivar V14167 chromosome 5, aradu.V14167.gnm2.J7QH, whole genome shotgun sequence genome harbors these coding sequences:
- the LOC107489462 gene encoding uncharacterized protein LOC107489462 has product MEENTRPNSKQTKRQWTPHEDAKLVECLVELATTSWKCDNGTFKSGYGKHLEKMLHEKIPGCDLKANPHIESRVKLLKRQYFAIVEMMGMAGSGFGWNDKDKMIVVERQIFNEWKSSHPNANGLYNKPFPHFEELGIAFGRDRAQGGNAENVTQAVATMEAEREATLSDRQVNENTQVNLEETEMEYEADSQEPPTPSVPVAPGASAAPSSSAAPSASYIERNKRKRGSKSEEVIDIVVESMRDMKGAYQEHTTVLVDMVSCFKHEKEGAERRMKLMALLRDVPGLSGDDRMKAGLSILRDNSLIDMVFQLQPEELLPFLKKLL; this is encoded by the exons ATGGAAGAGAATACTCGACCTAATTCAAAGCAAACTAAGCGTCAATGGACGCCACACGAAGATGCAAAATTAGTTGAGTGTTTGGTGGAGCTTGCAACTACTTCTTGGAAGTGTGACAATGGCACGTTTAAATCCGGTTATGGAAAACATTTGGAAAAAATGCTACATGAAAAAATCCCTGGATGTGATCTTAAG GCTAATCCACACATTGAATCAAGGGTGAAATTGCTAAAAAGACAATATTTTGCAATAGTTGAGATGATGGGCATGGCTGGGAGTGGATTTGGTTGGAACGACAAAGATAAAATGATTGTGGTGGAGCGACAAATTttcaatgaatggaagagt tCCCATCCTAATGCTAATGGCCTCTATAATAAACCATTTCCACATTTTGAGGAGTTGGGAATAGCATTTGGTAGAGATAGGGCTCAAGGAGGTAATGCAGAAAATGTAACTCAAGCAGTTGCTACAATGGAGGCTGAGCGCGAAGCAACCTTGAGTGATCGGCAAGTGAATGAAAACACCCAAGTAAATTTGGAAGAGACTGAAATGGAATATGAAGCTGATTCTCAA GAGCCTCCAACTCCTAGTGTTCCTGTTGCTCCCGGTGCTTCTGCTGCTCCTAGTTCTTCTGCTGCTCCTAGTGCttcatatatagaaagaaataaaagaaaaagagggagCAAAAGTGAGGAAGTGATTGACATAGTAGTAGAATCAATGAGAGATATGAAAGGTGCTTATCAAGAACACACAACCGTTTTAGTTGATATGGTTTCTTGTTTTAAGCATGAGAAAGAAGGAGCTGAGCGCAGAATGAAGCTAATGGCACTGTTGAGAGATGTTCCTGGTTTGAGCGGTGATGATAGAATGAAGGCTGGCCTTAGCATTCTAAGGGACAATAGTCTGATCGACATGGTGTTCCAACTTCAACCGGAGGAACTTTTGCCATTTTTGAAGAAATTGCTTTAA